TAACTGGTTGTATGTCGCTAATCATAAAACATGCAACTGGTTAAGGCTGTAATTGACCGAACCACTCGATCTTGATCACatatgtgtacaaagtttcatgaaGATCGGTTAAGTCGTTTTTGAGTGAAAGTGAAGCAAACGgaatttcgcatttataatatatatatgatCTTCTCAGAAAAGACCAAATTCTCCACAGGTGCCAGCAGGAGTCGAAGTGGTTCCTCTCCTTCTTCTCCACGGATGGCCAGGTTCCGTCAGGGAGTTCTACGAAGCCATTCCCCTCATCACTGCGGTCAGCAAGGATAGAGACTTCGCCATCGAAGTCATCGTCCCAAGTCTGCCTGGCTATGGATTCTCAGATGTAAGTTTCTTCTTAGTACTTTGTTAGAATCATAAAACATCGACATCTCTCTGAtttctctccggtggtgtcgaattgtcgtcccatcggactatgagagtgaaggaataatgagtgcacctgtgtctgcgcaaatgcttgtgcactatactatgtcctgcgcagttggcttgtctccttatgtacctatgtatacatATGTGGCATTTGTAGACGTTAGCAATTGTACGAATTTCCTAAATCTGTTATCAAAATACGagtaagattttttaatataacttcGTCGCTCGTGGAAGATATGACACTATTTACTTGTACATAATTTTCTACCTAATCTTAATTACTGATTTTAATCAACCTAAGTATCTTATTATTTCATAACAGATACAGTAAATGCGTGCATCCAATGATTACTACTTTTTTTGGTCataatgatttgaaaaaatcgttAATATTTTACTGCCTCATGTTATTTCAGCAAATATTGGTCTTACAAGGTTTAATTCCAACATTCTAAGcacgcaaataaataatattaatacaaagaataaaaaataataaaaaaatacatacataaacacAGTTCAGGAGATAcgtgaatctatactaatattataaagctgaagagtttgtttgtttgtttgaacgcgctaatctcaggaactactggtccgatttgaacaattctttcggtgatagatagcccatttatcgaggaaggctacaggctactacaggctttttatccgggttcgtgcagaggttcccatgggatgcgggtgaaaccgctggcagaagctagtttattataatactagcttctcgcgttcaaacaaacaaactcttcagctttataatattagtatagattttgttTATCTTCGTACTTATAAATGGGTGCAAGCATCcacttacataaagaaatagtTCAAGGTATGCACAATTTAAGTTACCTAACTATGTAGCAGTCATCATGACTTGACATAATTGTAGGATACTCGGAAAATATTTATCTCGTGCCAATATTATGCCTTGTCACGGTttgatgacaaaaaaatatctgcCAAAGTCCGTATGAAAAAATGTTAGGTATTTACTTTGTTATCGTTGGTCAATATGacgtaataatatattttactgtaCCTAGAAGTCAAAAAAAATTCATCGTAAATTGATATTTACgatataggtatgtacctagTTTTAATCGACACCTGAATACCATTGTATAAAATGGATTGCCTAACTGACCTCTTTAAACCGGGTAACAACTTATTCCATGGTAAGACttgttgtcaaactttctggcttctaattGCGCTTAATCACTGCCAGGTGTACAAATTTAATGATAGTCGAAAGTATAATTTAACGTCCCTTCCGAATTAAGGAGGTATCCTTAAAACATTTACGTATTAACATGCTTAATTACGGGACACAACCAATGAAATAGCAGTAACTTAAGtataacttaattttaatataatataggtaagtacaaacaatacaaactattaaacataactaaaaaaaagtcTCAGTGTATGGGttggattccaggtcaggcaagcatcaaggcaatttttctaagttcttagtactttctaagtatatcttagacaccaatggctgataaaaaggtgaaggaaatcatctcgaggaaacctggactatagtttgaaatcaccaaaccggcattgagcaagcgtggtgccttctccgtgtgagaggaggcctgtgcccagcagtgggacgataaaaaggctgcaaATAACTGTATACTccaatgatgaaaataaaactgtttttccTTTTGCAGGGAGCTGTCCGTCCAGGACTCAGTGCCCCCCACATTGCCGTCGTGATGAGGAACCTGATGCATCGCCTCGGCTTCAAGCAGTTCTACGTGCAAGGTGGCGACTGGGGCAGTCTGATCGGCACCTCCTTGGCTACCTTCTTCCCTAAGGTAAGTTTCTTCTGAACTGCAGTTTAAATCAAACTTTCAGATTTccctttaaaacaaaacacaaaaaatcgATAAGTGCAGCCTACAGGAATCTATTAACACTCATTTTGCTTACAGGAAGTCCTGGGCTACCATACCAACATGGGTGCTGTTCTGTCTACTAAGGCCACATTGATAGAGATCATCGGATCTTTCTACCCTTCACTCATTGTGGAACCTCACCTAACCGACCGCATGTATCCAATGGGTCAGAGATATGCTACTCTGGTTGAAGAAATGGGCTACATGCATATCCAAGCCTCCAAGCCTGACACAGTTGGTAAGTTTGAGTATAGACTTAATTATGATGCTCCCCTCATTGCTGCCGATGTGCCTTACAGTAGTTTATCACCATATCTATAATATATTGTTGAGTTTAAGGATTAATCTTTCGAAGCTTTGAGTCAGAGTGTGAACCTATGTTTAATAATGCATGGGTAGAAGCGACtgattaaaactttatttggCCAATGTAGCAATACTGCCAGCCATACTTCCAGTTGCCAACGTTGAGGAGGGTGTTTCGATTATCCATTTTATAAGACATTTGTCCAATACAAATAGAAAAAACGTTGTTACTAAAGTCTTAAATGTTCGTAATTTCCAGGTGTTGCACTCACGGATTCCCCAGCTGGTCTCCTGGCATACATTTTGGAGAAGTTCTCCACTTGGACGAGGAACGAGCACCGCTTGAAGGTCGATGGAGCCCTAACATTCCGCTTCACAAAGGATCAGCTTATAGATAACTTGATGATGTACTGGGCTCCAAGTTCCATCACCACCTCGATGAGGCTGTACGCTGAGAGTTTTAACTCTAAAATTTTTGGGCTGAAGCTTGAcgagtaagtatttaaaaacatttaaagagGTTAGGGATCGTTTTCGAAACGGTCGATATCTGAGGGCGTCTggacgtgctgctgccgcttcgatccaacaCGGTTTCACTAGTAGCCGCAGCAGCATGCGGCCTATTTAATCAAACAGAGGCAAGCTAGCATTTAAAACGTATCTTAAATTATGTAAGACAGAATTTTAATGTCATTGAAGCTGCTGCCCGCCCAGATAGGGAgctatttgaatttattattgtttatcattattttatcttatttaggCCATGTGATTAAATTGCCATTAATCGGTCCCATAAAATTTACTACACATTGATACAACACTGCACAAGCAAAGCATATATGACAGATGCTAACACAATGTTAGTTTTGTAACAATCTTTGTAATGTTGGTACTACTTATTGGCTATAAGACAACTGCAGCTTATTATGATTTTTcaagttcaattttcaaagcaaacagttgttttaaaaaagaCGGTTCAATCCTGTCGGTGAACTTGCGCCTTAgagaaaacataaacaaaatcaaatatcgTTCATTCAAACCTGGCTGccaaacagcactttttgaccGTCAGTTTAtgaaagacagcccccaaaacgcccaccattcaccacttcctatatgtATTTGCTGAGAAGAACAtttgcacatcagtggtaactgtcatgcaccttaactcaatagtaataagtacgattttcctataaaactgttaccactgacctgaagttgactgtacgtgcctaatcatttatttttcctcAGGATTCCAACACCAGTACCAGTTTGGGTGATCCAAGCGAAGTACGAGTTGGCATACCAGCCTCCTTGCATCCTCAAGCTCAAGTTTCCCAACCTTCAAGGAGTAACAGTCCTGGAGGATGGAGGGCATTTCCTGGCGTTTGAACTGCCCAAGGAATTTTCCGAGGATGTCCTGAAGGCCATGGCGGTCTTCAGAAAGCTGTCCAAAAATAATGTGAAGactgatttgtaattttaagttGCGATTAAAGAATTGAAgaaactatacttcggccgttcagagaatgcgttcctgacacctatcagttagtcacgactagtgatgggcacaacataacactgagttcgttaccgttccttcaaaatgaaccgccgcattattttaagattattttcgttttaaattggcggaatcatttgttttatattttagttatttaagtggaaaccaaaaaaaggtaatattcatataataaaattgttttatttattctttgttacaagtacattgaattgaatgtgcgaacagaatattaatcagactccgatttgcttgaggaggtggtgtcttcatcatcatcttcgcctacatgtataattatattattatcaataacagaatcaatcctgatatctcggtctaacaaaagccgggtaatcaaataaaaacagatcgaaaacacttgaaaaacgtggtctatgcgcacgaaacgacaacggacgactgttttagcgtcacaaaatggcggcccataacgccatttggggttaccatttttaatctaagtataaaaatgcggtttggtcatagttttatttttatatttcataaacgttataattaagtcttatagtccattattttccaattcttaaaaagaaaatcaaaacgtattattttatattataactgtataagaacagattacgatacttgcctgttatttttagcacagcactacaaaatataaaccgctgacataaccttgtaatagcgcagtatagatttagaaaaatattgtttaccaagttatttgacactcagtttggcacaaaattataacattcattgattattgatataataatgttgttttaatgctcctcaattgttaaaacggtaaacaaccagcaaaaatatttttatcgtaactgcaacgccattgcaaagttacgtcgtcagttcaatcgcgacgtgtcaggaacgcattctctgaatggccgaactatatttgTGTTTTAGATTTTAGCGTCGTGAAAATCATATTCAGATTGTtttttgcattccataatgtacataggtatgtacataataaataataagaatgtGACAAGCGGAAAGGTGGAAATATCACCGAACAAAAGACAAGATCAACAGATAGTACTTAGAAGATGAATAGTTTCCAGTTAcctccgggcaacccgataccccttggtaagaccggttgtcagactttccggGTTCTAACTACCCATGATAATAGCCAAAGATACCCAATTTATCGTGACTTCTGAAACACTTAAGTAAGTATTCGACTTGACAAGATGGTCAATAAATATAGTGCATGCAGTGCTCTTTTTTAAGTGATGTGATGAGGCACTTAGATATAagtttaagtatataaaaaaatcatttcgtGCTAGTTAAATTCGTGCGAATTGACTAGTAACCCAAAATAGGAACCAGTAAAAATGTATTCAGTTGGAAAACGATATATTTGTCACACTgccttttcacaaaaaaaaatctcttgcACGGAGGCTTCCATACAAACCGTTGATAATATTGattgcttataaaatatttaaataaaattattgtacaaaaataatgacgtgtgctaggtaggtatttaaaatattgatttgataaaatgtttttgaattcTGTAAGTACTGCTTTTGTCAAAATAGTAGATAACACATACACAGCAGATTTCGTACGTTTTGAAATAGTTTGTAGTTCGACAAAAGTACTTATTTGTAAGAACCAAACAGCTATTTTTGCACttcccgaaggaactacttcaagtacagcattttatttatttatttatttatactttatgtacaaaataggtacattggcggacttaatgcctcaaggcattctctaccagtcaaccatcgggttaaagggagaaaataaataggtagtataaaaaaaaaagagaaagtcatgaatagatatgaataaaaacatattacaatacataaatacttaatacataataataatatatatatatacagggttactggtaagtagaccgcatcctttcaggaggtgatggtataggtcaatacggacaaatttgaccctgggatacactgggcaaaagttaacccgtttcaagataatcgaatttcaagatcagtcgtctaggtacacgtataaattttcattattagtcaaaagtctcgtttttgtggatttttgtatgtttttggatagaggatgaatcatttcataataacaaaccataaaactgtacaaatcacagaggaaattatagcgaacaggaattacttttttagtagatattttctcaaaaatattactcttcatttttttgtgcagaatacttaaaaaacatctacatttatctagctatccaaaaagccacaaaacacacaaaaatccgcaaaaacgagacttttaactaataataaaaatgtatacgtgtacctagacgacttgtaaagaaaagatcttaaaattcgattatcttgaaacgggttaacttttgcccagggtatcccagggtcaaatttgtccgtattgacctatactatcacctcctgaaaggatgcggtctacttaccagtaaccctgtatatacataaaaataaaatatcaaatcgaTAAGAGTGACGACGACTCAATTAGGTAAagagtttaaataatgatggcgAACTTTACGCTTGAAGGAATACTTACTGGGTGCCTTTTTTATGTCAAGGGGAAGAGCGTTCCAGAGTTTAATTGCTGATACAGCAAAAGAATTAGCCATAAATCCGGTGCGGTGACATGGAATTTCGAGCAACAAATTCTCAGAGGAACGCAGGTTACGGCTATGAGAACTGcccaataacttaaaataatttagaagaTAA
This genomic window from Helicoverpa zea isolate HzStark_Cry1AcR chromosome 24, ilHelZeax1.1, whole genome shotgun sequence contains:
- the LOC124642333 gene encoding juvenile hormone epoxide hydrolase-like translates to MARLLFIAPILAVILVPIYFVFLQGPPPLPDIDLNEWWGPESLKAKQDTSIRPFKVAFDDVAIRDLKDRLKRSRSFTPPLEGVAFEYGFNSGQLDSWLKYWANEYQFKEREKFFNQFPQFKTNIQGLDIHFIRVTPKVPAGVEVVPLLLLHGWPGSVREFYEAIPLITAVSKDRDFAIEVIVPSLPGYGFSDGAVRPGLSAPHIAVVMRNLMHRLGFKQFYVQGGDWGSLIGTSLATFFPKEVLGYHTNMGAVLSTKATLIEIIGSFYPSLIVEPHLTDRMYPMGQRYATLVEEMGYMHIQASKPDTVGVALTDSPAGLLAYILEKFSTWTRNEHRLKVDGALTFRFTKDQLIDNLMMYWAPSSITTSMRLYAESFNSKIFGLKLDEIPTPVPVWVIQAKYELAYQPPCILKLKFPNLQGVTVLEDGGHFLAFELPKEFSEDVLKAMAVFRKLSKNNVKTDL